A stretch of DNA from Juglans microcarpa x Juglans regia isolate MS1-56 chromosome 5D, Jm3101_v1.0, whole genome shotgun sequence:
aattattagatgaaaaagttaaaaagttaaaaattagatatttaaaaatatttatgtttgaatagtATTCGActattaagatgagataaaataagataaatataaaaagtggctctacagccaccgcTCCCAGCTCCTGCTGGGAGCCACCGCTAGTCTtagcttgtttttttttttttttttcatacgtgtattttttaatattttttaattttttttaaaaaaataacaaaatcacaatattattaaaaaatatatacttaatcattaagtaatttttttttttaaaaaaaaaaaaaaaaaaaagggagcggGAGCCACCAGCGGTAGCCCCAGCGGAcatatatcattttccaaatataaaatgagatggtttgaaaAGTTTCTAAAATCAAACGAGGCTAACTCTCTTATATTTCGGGAAAAATTAAAGCTAAATTAGTACATCCTGACTACtgcttctttcatttttcttaaagaagTGTTCTACAGTCGGCAGTTTATGTCGTTTTCTCATGAATGATGCTAAAAGATGGAAACTCTTCAAACACAGGAACGGTTTATAATATTAGAAGAACACTATACTTTTATGAAGTGTGCCTTCCAATCCAATATATGCCTTTACctgtttttctatttcttttggtTCTTCATACACAACTATAAAGTTCCACGAGCTTTACATTCTCTAACTTAAGCTACAGGTTAAGTCTTTGGCTGAGACGAAGATACAGAGATAATTTTCTTCATACCGTGATCGTAAGTTTTCACTTCTTTCTTCTTGAATTGCTCTGTGGATCTTGTGTTTTGTGtccttcattctttcttttccgTTTTCTGTAATTGGAACAGtcgtaataattagatgagatgagatgagttgagaagagttgCGAAAACAAAGGAAGCGTAAATGAGTTTTTCTTCTGTTTGACTGAATTCAACACTGTGCAGGTCCTCTTGAGtttctattttgttatttttgtggcaCTAAATGATGTAATGAAACTCACATGTTCACTAGCAGTTTGTAAATGAAACAAGACATTCCTTTTAGCTTTTGCAAAAACTTGTTACACATTTCCTTTCGAATGATTATTAAGAAGACTATGTATGAAAGAAGTAGAGTTCTCTAATCCATGTTTTTGACTTTTGTTGCGATTAACTACTTGATAAATGCGGTGCTTTGGTATGTATTCAGGGAAGACGAATCCCACTGATTGAAAGCACATTTCTGATATGTTTCCCAAATGCCATGGCTTTGCTGGGTAGATCAAGATATGCATGCTGTAAGGTTTGTCTACTAAAATCCTCTAGCACGAGTCATGACATTCAATGCATTTACTGTTCATCTATATGTGGATAATTCTCCTCATAATTCTTTAACAATTTTGTACTGAAAACTTTCTTACTTCCTTGAATTTTCAGAGTACATGATCTTCTCAAAACTGCAAATCTCCACATCACCGCCCAAAAATAGTCTTTTGATGCGAAACTACTTGATCAATGGTAAACGGACACCTGATTTGAGCCTGATGGGGACTATGAAAGATTCAACAGGAAAGCCCTTTGGTGGAAGAGTGCTCTCTAGAGTCTTCTCAGAGGATTATGATGTGGTAGAGAAGATAGTACTGGATCCAAGAGGAACTTTTGTGGATAGATGGAACAAAGTCTTTTTACTGGCTTGCTTGATTTCACTTTTTGTCGACCCCTTATTTTTTTACCTACCGGTGGCTTATGAAGAAGCATGCATTGATGTTAGTGTATCCCTTGAAGTGACCCTCACAGTCATTCGGTCCCTGGTTGATGCATTTTACATTGTTCAGATTGTTGTTCGGTTTCGAACTGCATTTGTTGCTCCGTCCTCTCGAGTCTTTGGGAGAGGAGAGCTTGTTATTGACCCTTCAAAGATTGCTTCAAGATATCTTCATAAAGACTTTTGGCTTCACCTTATTGCCGCCATACCCCTTCCGCAGGTATGTAGGCAGTCATAGCTAAATTTTATGTTTGGTTGATACTCCTCTGATTTCAGGAATTCTCTTAGTTTTTTGCACACCATGCTTATGATCCACTTCATTGCctgaaatagaaagaaaacataCAGAACATGGAATTCATAGAAGTTACTTCAACCCAAACCTGTTATTTTTCAAGAGTCTGAGAATTCGTTTCCTCTTCTATTTCTGTTCCTTTGCAATCTGAAGGTAGATAAAGGCCCATTTGTTTGTAGGGAAATCTCTCCTGAAAGTGGGGATCGGATAATAGGCTATTCTAGTCTATGAAAAGGAAATTATGAGTCCACTTCTAATTAGATTGTATAggtttttgataatttattgcCTCTCCTTCCATTTTCCAAGTTAAGCTTAAGATGCCACCATCAGAGAATGCTTACTAGATTTGTCACTCCCCGATGTGAACTTGagttatttaaattttcatattatggCAGGTGTTGATTTGGGCTGCAATCCCAAGCATAAGAGATTCGGAAATGACCCTTTCGAGTGTTGTTCTTCGTTTCCTTATCATTTTCCAGTACCTTCTGAGGCTATATCTTATCTTTCCCCTCTCATCTCAAATTGTCAAGGCCAATGGGGTTGTGATGGCAACAGCATGGGCTGGAGCAGCATATAATCTGATGCTCTATATGTTGGCAAGTCATGTAAGTTACTTCTATAAATCCCTATCTGGACAGAAACCTGTCATCCAATAATTTCTCCTGGACATACTGAAAATGTTTTAGAAATTCTCCATTATCTGAAAGATCATCCTACAAAATCCTTACTATGGTTTATGTTTCTTACTTTGGGGATTTTTACAAGCTTGATTGTCTGTTAAATGAGAAGCAATCAGAACTAACTTGTAATTCTTTGTTTCCTCTCTATCTTTCTGACTCTTTGGTTGTAGTTGCCATTGATTTGTTCAAGCAGTGGATAATTTGATTCcacttattattattgtttttgataAGGTTTTAGGATCTTGTTGGTACCTCTTATCCCTTCAACGACAACATGAATGTTGGAAGAAAGTCTGTAGTCTTCAACAACAAGATTGCAAAGAGGGGTTTTTTAGTTGCCGTGCAGTGAATGAAACAAGTAGAAATGCCTGGTTTAAGACCAGCAACATCTCAATTCTTTGTGGTGCAAGTACTGATTTCTTTCAGTTTGGTATTTATTCTGACGCATTGACTGTTGGAGTTACAGCCACGAGTTTTTTAAACAAGTACTACTACTGTCTTTGGTGGGGCCTGAGGAATCTAAGGTAAGCCTGGACTACACATTACTGTGTGAAACAAGAAAACTGTTCCATGATGTCAATCCCTATCATTTGAAGGCACTACTATCCTTCCAAATGGAACTatcacaaaaaagtaaaaacagaaaaaatgggACTATCATGACAGTGAATCAATGCCAATCGAGATAATAGATTCATCTAAGAAGCTATTAGAaacaagataaatttaaatttatatgcCATGCAATGCAATGTGGAATGCAGGTAAATATATATCAggtctctctttttttcattgTCTAACTATCAAATATTGCAGCTCTTTGGGACAGAATCTCTTCACCAGCACTTATATTGGAGAGATTAATTTTGCTGTTATCATTGCGATACTTGGATTGGTGCTTTTTGCTCTGCTTATAGGTAACATGCAGGTACGTGTAGCTGGTAGAGGACTTTCTGCTGGCCCTAGAAAATCATCTCTAGAATATGCTTTGAGATGCTTGCGTTAGGCCTCATAAAAGTTTGATAACTAGATACAGTTCTATGTTTTCTGTGGGAGGTCCACCTAGAAGATGCtctattcatatcatttcaaaGTTTTCTTTAGTTATGTTGAGTGACTATAGCATAAGCTTTTTCAACCATAATCAATTTAAAACTTCCATTAAGCTGTTGGACTCAAGTTTCTGGAAATCATTCTTTATGGTTGTTAGGATTCACGTCCTCCCATGTAGTTATTCAGGCATGTTCTATTTCAAAAATTCTGAAATTCTGCTGTACCTTTTATCTACTCAACAGATGTACCTCCAA
This window harbors:
- the LOC121264676 gene encoding protein CNGC15b-like isoform X2, coding for MIFSKLQISTSPPKNSLLMRNYLINGKRTPDLSLMGTMKDSTGKPFGGRVLSRVFSEDYDVVEKIVLDPRGTFVDRWNKVFLLACLISLFVDPLFFYLPVAYEEACIDVSVSLEVTLTVIRSLVDAFYIVQIVVRFRTAFVAPSSRVFGRGELVIDPSKIASRYLHKDFWLHLIAAIPLPQVLIWAAIPSIRDSEMTLSSVVLRFLIIFQYLLRLYLIFPLSSQIVKANGVVMATAWAGAAYNLMLYMLASHVLGSCWYLLSLQRQHECWKKVCSLQQQDCKEGFFSCRAVNETSRNAWFKTSNISILCGASTDFFQFGIYSDALTVGVTATSFLNKYYYCLWWGLRNLSSLGQNLFTSTYIGEINFAVIIAILGLVLFALLIGNMQMYLQSTMVRLEEWRSRRTDAEEWMRHRQLPQDLKQRVRRYEQYKWVATRGVDGEAVLKGLPMDLRRDIKRHLCLDLVRQVPLFDQMDDRMLDAICERLKPYLCTPRTCLVREGDPVIEMLFIVRGRLNSYTTNGGRTGFFNSCCIGAGDFCGEELLTWALDPRPNVLLPSSTRTVEAITEVEAFALISEDLKFVAAQFRRLHSKQLRHTFRFYSHQWRTWAACFIQAAWFRYKRHKEAAELKKREILKTSVPKSAVEESTSLPPHCSGLTIYAAKLAASTRRGGSMRRASEFDILSSLQKPVEPDFTIEDR
- the LOC121264676 gene encoding protein CNGC15b-like isoform X1 gives rise to the protein MIFSKLQISTSPPKNSLLMRNYLINGKRTPDLSLMGTMKDSTGKPFGGRVLSRVFSEDYDVVEKIVLDPRGTFVDRWNKVFLLACLISLFVDPLFFYLPVAYEEACIDVSVSLEVTLTVIRSLVDAFYIVQIVVRFRTAFVAPSSRVFGRGELVIDPSKIASRYLHKDFWLHLIAAIPLPQVLIWAAIPSIRDSEMTLSSVVLRFLIIFQYLLRLYLIFPLSSQIVKANGVVMATAWAGAAYNLMLYMLASHVLGSCWYLLSLQRQHECWKKVCSLQQQDCKEGFFSCRAVNETSRNAWFKTSNISILCGASTDFFQFGIYSDALTVGVTATSFLNKYYYCLWWGLRNLSSLGQNLFTSTYIGEINFAVIIAILGLVLFALLIGNMQMYLQSTMVRLEEWMRHRQLPQDLKQRVRRYEQYKWVATRGVDGEAVLKGLPMDLRRDIKRHLCLDLVRQVPLFDQMDDRMLDAICERLKPYLCTPRTCLVREGDPVIEMLFIVRGRLNSYTTNGGRTGFFNSCCIGAGDFCGEELLTWALDPRPNVLLPSSTRTVEAITEVEAFALISEDLKFVAAQFRRLHSKQLRHTFRFYSHQWRTWAACFIQAAWFRYKRHKEAAELKKREILKTSVPKSAVEESTSLPPHCSGLTIYAAKLAASTRRGGSMRRASEFDILSSLQKPVEPDFTIEDR